DNA from Streptomyces luteogriseus:
CCGGTGGCGCGGCCCGTCGACCACGCGGCACTGCGCGCGGCGTTCTCCCGCCCTTTGAACCGCTCGCCCGCCGACCCGCTCACGGTGGTCGACGAGTTGGTGGTCGCCGCCGAGCCCGGACTCGTCGCAACTGCGGGGCCGCGGTTCTTCGGGTTCGTCGTCGGCGCGGCGCTGCCCGCGGCCACCGCAGCGGAGATCCTCGCCGCCGGATGGGACCAGAACGCCTTCAACGCGGCTCTCTCGCCCGCCGCGCTCGCCGCGGAGGAGGCGGCGGGCGGCTGGCTGAAGGACCTGCTCGGCATTCCCGCCACGGCGTCCACCGGGTTCGTCACCGGCGGACAGGCGGCCAACACCGCGGGGCTCGCGGCAGCCCGACAGCATCTGCTCACCGAGGCCGGCTGGGACGTCGGACACAAGGGGCTGGGTGGCGCCCCGCGTCTGCGGGTGGTCGCGGGCGAGGAGCGCCACGCCACCGTCGACCGCTCGCTGCGGCTGCTCGGCCTGGGCACCGACTGCCTGGAGACGGTCCGCACCGATGGACGCGGCGCCCTGGATACCGACGACCTGCGCCGCACGCTGGCGTCCGACCGGGGCACGCCGGCGATCGTGTGCACCCAGGTCGGCAACGTGAACACCGGCGCCTGCGACGACCTCCGTACCGCCTGCGATCTCACCCACGCCCACGGCGGCTGGGTGCACGTCGACGGCGCCTTCGGCCTCTGGGCGGCCGCGAGCCCGGCGAACCGTCACCTCGTCGACGGCGTCGAGCTGGCCAACTCCTGGGCCTGCGACGGCCACAAGTGGCTGAACGTGCCCTACGACTGCGGCTACGCCTTCTGCTCCCGCCCCGCCGTCCATGCCGATGCTCTGTCGTACACCGCCTCCTACCT
Protein-coding regions in this window:
- a CDS encoding pyridoxal phosphate-dependent decarboxylase family protein; amino-acid sequence: MDELTKIFHRAAEHATAYRRSLPERPVARPVDHAALRAAFSRPLNRSPADPLTVVDELVVAAEPGLVATAGPRFFGFVVGAALPAATAAEILAAGWDQNAFNAALSPAALAAEEAAGGWLKDLLGIPATASTGFVTGGQAANTAGLAAARQHLLTEAGWDVGHKGLGGAPRLRVVAGEERHATVDRSLRLLGLGTDCLETVRTDGRGALDTDDLRRTLASDRGTPAIVCTQVGNVNTGACDDLRTACDLTHAHGGWVHVDGAFGLWAAASPANRHLVDGVELANSWACDGHKWLNVPYDCGYAFCSRPAVHADALSYTASYLTRADGTPAGGADFTTESSRHARGFATWAALRELGRDGVAALVDRCCLLARRFADGLSTAGFEVVNDVVLNQVLVSFGDDARTDHVVQAVQNDGTCWMGATTWRGRRLMRISVSGHSTTEADVDRSIAAIVRLARAS